One stretch of Equus przewalskii isolate Varuska chromosome 9, EquPr2, whole genome shotgun sequence DNA includes these proteins:
- the LOC139085397 gene encoding collagen alpha-1(I) chain-like, producing the protein MRLLETQARALTDRAASRPEPLLSSPQSRSPLQRLTWGASEHKQRPRHQLGAEGTPRPERPPAQPSPGPVLQQGSLGPDQTPSGSAADGALTGPAPAPFTPPEGLEPDRPLPRPAPSQGAAQVPSARPGPVLHPGPRTQGSPTSAVQWRRFRWAAEVRAFGTTNYKSQKTAGRRRFLPPAASRVECLAAAASPRPGVTGRWLACWSRAWFLRLFSWVRLSPWPQVSSFGAEAATPERTPAADVERGVRVRAALRLRRLRLVVLRRLPAEEGAARGGAAGVSAPSPASSWVSAAAEREVWWRPSERESRRPGGWKQGSRWRPRVRRWLSPACPPCDSGRHRAAGGPGGAAGCGPQSRLASARPSLGGSVSPPGLGGGDPPPLPARLFAEGSRGAALAALAPRAPASPSVPVAGLPGADAPGAGAPHLLTRF; encoded by the exons ATGAGGCTCCTTGAAACCCAGGCTCGAGCCCTCACGGACAGGGCAGCTTCCAGACCAGAGCCCCTGCTCTCCTCACCCCAGTCCCGCTCGCCTCTCCAGCGCCTAACTTGGGGCGCCAGCGAACACAAGCAAC GTCCCCGCCACCAGCTGGGCGCTGAGGGGACGCCGCGGCCGGAGCGtccaccagcccagcccagcccaggccccgtCCTGCAGCAAGGCAGCCTCGGACCAGATCAGACCCCGTcgggctccgctgcagacggGGCCCTGACCGGACCCGCTCCCGCCCCGTTCACGCCGCCGGAGGGACTTGAACCTGACAGGCCGCTGCCCAGGCCCGCTCCATCCCAGGGCGCGGCCCAGGTCCCTTCAGCCCGCCCTGGCCCAGTCCTCCATCCCGGGCCCCGAACGCAAGGCTCACCTACTAGCGCGGTGCAATGGCGGCGCTTCCGGTGGGCGGCGGAAGTGCGCGCGTTCGGCACAACGAACTACAAGTCCCAGAAGACCGCGGGCCGGCGGCGGTTTCTCCCGCCAGCGGCGTCGAGGGTCGAGTGTCTTGCTGCCGCCGCCAGCCCGAGGCCGGGTGTCACGGGACGGTGGCTCGCGTGCTGGTCTCGAGCGTGGTTCCTTCGGCTCTTCTCCTGGGTGCGCCTCTCCCCGTGGCCCCAGGTCTCCTCGTTTGGGGCTGAGGCCGCGACGCCAGAGCGGACGCCTGCGGCCGACGTCGAGCGCGGGGTTCGCGTCCGGGCGGCGCTGCGCCTCCGGCGTCTCCGCCTCGTGGTCCTCCGACGCCTGCCCGCGGAGGAGGGTGCGGCGCGCGGCGGGGCGGCGGGAGTGAGCGCTCCGAGCCCGGCGTCGTCCTGGGTCTCGGCCGCCGCGGAGAGGGAGGTCTGGTGGCGCCCGAGCGAGCGTGAGAGCCGGAGGCCGGGCGGCTGGAAGCAAGGCTCCCGGTGGCGGCCGAGGGTGCGCCGTTGGCTCTCTCCGGCCTGCCCTCCGTGCGACAGCGGCAGGCACAGGGCAGCCGGCGGCCCGGGCGGGGCCGCAGGGTGTGGGCCGCAGAGTCGCCTTGCGTCTGCTCGGCCGTCGCTTGGGGGCTCGGTGTCGCCCCCTGGGCTCGGGGGCGGAGACCCGCCGCCGCTGCCCGCCCGGCTGTTCGCGGAGGGCTCCCGCGGAGCCGCCCTGGCCGCGCTCGCACCTCGGGCCCCAGCGTCGCCTTCCGTGCCTGTGGCCGGCCTGCCTGGCGCGGACGCCCCCGGGGCGGGCGCTCCGCACCTGCTGACGCGGTTTTAG
- the ZNF544 gene encoding zinc finger protein 544 isoform X3, with product MMLVEELTQAFEDKALPSEDLCPLHDNFFSYEEETEAHSQPVPSQPPVSFKDVAVTFTREEWGQLDPAQRMLYRDVTLETCSHLFSLGLLLSKPDMISWLEQGEDPWRARQGPPQGPCAASLP from the exons ATGATGCTGGTGGAAGAACTTACCCAAGCATTTGAAGACAAAG ccctgccttctgAGGATCTCTGCCCTCTTCACGACAACTTTTTCAGCTatgaggaggaaacagaagcgCATTCTCAGCCGGTCCCATCCCAG CCTCCTGTGAGCTTCAAGGACGTGGCTGTGACCTTCACACGTGAGGAGTGGGGACAGCTGGACCCAGCCCAAAGGATGCTGTACCGTGACGTGACTCTGGAGACCTGCAGCCACCTGTTCTCCCTGG GGCTTCTGCTTTCCAAACCGGACATGATCTCCTGGCTGGAGCAAGGGGAAGACCCATGGAGGGCGAGGCAGGGACCTCCCCAAG GTCCTTGTGCCGCCTCTCTTCCTTGA